A genomic region of Zea mays cultivar B73 chromosome 6, Zm-B73-REFERENCE-NAM-5.0, whole genome shotgun sequence contains the following coding sequences:
- the LOC103650167 gene encoding protein ALP1-like, whose product MHRPLFLRILRAVQQEDDYFTIRCDATGLAGLGPLQKVCAALRILAYGLPTDAVDEYIQIGQTTARDCLIRFCRAIISSFSERYLRIPNHEDIARILSVNVERGFPGMLGSIDCMHWEWRNCPTAWRGQFCGRNSRPTMILEALAGYDLWIWHAFFGMPGTNNDLNVLHRSPVFDQLLNWTMPPVNFTINGTTYNFGYYLADGIYPNWPTFVKAIRHPFEEKKVHFTTKQESCRKDIERAFGVLQARWAVLHGPAYGWDRTHLAEMMTACIIMHNMIVEDEGDGAANVDFIGPTSPPEVCNNIPEVRNEWLHNHIRSELPNEPDQDITSQSTYLLLQHNLIEHLWARRGSMG is encoded by the coding sequence ATGCATCGTCCTTTATTCCTACGTATCCTTCGTGCCGTTCAGCAAGAAGACGATTATTTCACTATTCGATGTGATGCAACAGGTTTAGCTGGGCTCGGTCCATTGCAAAAAGTATGTGCTGCTTTGCGTATCCTTGCGTACGGGTTACCAACCGATGCGGTCGATGAGTACATACAGATTGGCCAGACTACGGCTAGGGACTGTCTTATCCGTTTCTGTCGTGCAATCATCTCTTCCTTTAGCGAACGCTACCTCCGTATCCCTAACCACGAAGATATTGCTCGCATACTAAGTGTAAACGTCGAAAGGGGGTTTCCGGGAATGCTAGGCTCCATCGATTGTATGCATTGGGAATGGCGCAACTGTCCTACTGCATGGCGGGGACAGTTTTGTGGGCGCAATTCGAGGCCAACAATGATACTAGAGGCACTCGCTGGGTATGACCTCTGGATTTGGCATGCCTTTTTCGGAATGCCTGGTACTAACAATGATCTGAACGTCCTGCATCGTTCACCAGTGTTTGATCAGTTACTTAATTGGACTATGCCACCAGTGAACTTCACTATTAACGGTACGACGTATAATTTCGGATACTACTTAGCGGATGGCATTTATCCAAATTGGCCAACCTTTGTCAAAGCAATTCGTCACCCATTTGAGGAGAAAAAGGTTCACTTCacaaccaagcaggagagttgtcGAAAGGATATAGAGCGAGCATTTGGAGTATTGCAGGCGAGGTGGGCAGTTCTTCATGGCCCAGCTTATGGTTGGGATCGTACTCACCTCGCTGAGATGATGACTGCTTGCATTATTATGCATAACATGATTGTCGAGGACGAAGGAGATGGTGCAGCAAACGTGGATTTCATTGGGCCCACTAGCCCCCCagaagtttgtaataatattcccGAGGTACGCAACGAGTGGCTACACAATCATATCCGGTCTGAATTACCAAACGAACCCGATCAGGACATCACTAGTCAGTCGACATATTTGTTGTTGCAACACAACCTCATAGAACACCTGTGGGCACGTCGAGGGTCAATGGGTTGA